From Nicotiana tabacum cultivar K326 chromosome 20, ASM71507v2, whole genome shotgun sequence, one genomic window encodes:
- the LOC107767324 gene encoding WD40 repeat-containing protein HOS15-like, with translation MISITSAELNYLVFRYLHESGFSHSAFALGYEGGMNKSTIDANLVPPGALVTFVQKGIQYLELEANLSNDDSDMDEDFQFLQPLDLITKDVYELQKIIKEKKEKLQKDKPRGKDKVNADHVRDHEQEPIKEREREKQQREKERERDRERIEKNKEKEKRKEKEKPRKDLMDLKRSGEKETTRCEENGKAGDLEPMEICTSSTSLPCEIPSCDVVVLEGHTSEVFVCAWSPEGSLLASGSGDSTARIWTIGDGPCNSTIPSAHPNVVVLKHFKSQANEKSKDVTTLDWNGEGTLLATGSYDGQARIWNRAGELVSTLNKHRGPIFSLKWNKKGDYLLSGSVDTTAIVWDVMSGEWKQQFEFHSGPTLDVDWRNNSSFATCSTDNVIHVCKIGENRPVKTFSGHQSEVNAIKWDPSGFLLASCSDDNTAKIWSTKQDGCLHDFREHGKEIYTIRWSPTGPGTSNPNKQLLLASASFDSTVKLWDVELGRLLHSLNGHRDPVYSVAFSPNGEYLASGSLDKCLNIWSVKEAKIVRTYNGDGGIFEVCWDKEGNKVAACFANNVVCVLDIRM, from the exons ATGATCTCTATAACCTCCGCGGAGTTAAACTACCTCGTTTTCCGATACCTCCATGAATCAG GATTCTCACACTCAGCCTTTGCTTTAGGATACGAGGGGGGGATGAATAAGAGCACAATAGATGCAAATCTGGTCCCTCCAGGTGCTCTTGTTACCTTTGTGCAAAAGGGTATTCAGTATCTTGAACTGGAAGCAAATTTGAGCAAT GATGATTCCGACATGGACGAAGACTTCCAGTTTCTACAACCTTTGGATCTCATTACAAAGGATGTGTACGAGctgcaaaaaataataaaagagaaaaaggaaaagctTCAGAAAGATAAACCTAGGGGGAAGGACAAGGTGAATGCTGACCATGTGAGGGACCATGAACAAGAACCtataaaagaaagagagagggaAAAACAACAGAGGGAAAAAGAGCGAGAACGGGATAGAGAAAGGATTGAAAAGAATAAGGAGAAAGAAAAgcgcaaagaaaaagaaaaaccacGCAAGGATCTTATGGATTTGAAACGGAGTGGAGAAAAAGAGACTACCAGATGTGAAGAAAATGGAAAAGCTGGAG ATTTGGAGCCTATGGAGATCTGCACAAGCTCAACCTCCTTACCATGTGAAATTCCAAGTTGTGACGTAGTGGTTTTGGAAGGGCATACCTCTGAG GTTTTTGTTTGTGCTTGGAGTCCAGAAGGGTCACTTCTTGCATCTGG GTCTGGAGACTCTACTGCTAGAATTTGGACCATTGGAGATGGTCCATGTAATTCTACAATCCCAAGCGCGCATCCAAATGTTGTGGTTTTGAAGCATTTCAAAAGTCAAGCAAATGAGAAAAGCAAGGATGTCACAACACTTGATTGGAAT GGCGAGGGTACCCTGCTTGCAACAGGTTCTTATGATGGCCAAGCCAGAATCTGGAACCGAGCTG GGGAATTGGTTAGTACTCTAAACAAACATAGAGGGCCAATCTTCTCCTTGAAGTGGAACAAGAAAGGTGATTATCTCCTTAGCGGTAGTGTTGATACAACTGCCATTGTTTGGGATGTGATGTCTGGCGAATGGAAACAGCAATTTGAATTTCATTCAG GTCCCACGCTTGATGTTGATTGGCGAAACAATAGTTCTTTTGCAACCTGCTCCACTGATAACGTGATCCACGTCTGTAAAATTGGAGAGAATCGACCAGTCAAAACTTTCTCAGGACATCAG AGTGAAGTCAATGCTATCAAGTGGGACCCCTCAGGTTTTTTGCTGGCTTCATGTTCTGATGATAACACAGCTAAG ATATGGAGCACGAAACAGGATGGCTGCCTGCATGATTTCAGAGAACATGGCAAA GAGATATATACCATCAGATGGAGTCCAACTGGCCCTGGTACAAGCAATCCGAATAAACAGTTGTTGCTGGCAAG TGCTTCATTTGACTCTACTGTGAAGCTATGGGATGTTGAACTAGGGCGTCTTCTTCACAGCTTGAACGGCCACAG GGATCCTGTCTACTCTGTTGCATTTAGTCCGAATGGTGAGTACTTGGCAAGTGGATCATTGGATAAATGCTTGAATATATGGTCAGTGAAGGAGGCCAAGATTGTAAGAACTTACAATGGCGATGGCGGTATTTTTGAAGTGTGTTGGGACAAGGAAGGCAACAAGGTTGCCGCTTGTTTTGCAAACAATGTGGTTTGTGTCCTTGATATTCGAATGTAG